The Agarilytica rhodophyticola genome has a window encoding:
- a CDS encoding GNAT family N-acetyltransferase — MTIHTLQSARIRLRQWCDKDLPIFADLNSDMDTMEFFPSPLNMEASDALAEKCRSLIAHRGWGLWAAEIKDTSEFIGFIGLHEVKQTLPFYPNVEIGWRLHKNYWGRGYASEAASEVLAFAFTTLRLEKVVSFTTVSNIRSRKVMERLGLVDSHLNFKHPDIPISHSLVDHVLYEITLQQWSSRQS; from the coding sequence ATGACGATTCATACGCTACAATCAGCGCGTATTAGACTCAGACAGTGGTGTGATAAAGATTTACCTATCTTCGCTGATTTGAACTCTGATATGGATACTATGGAGTTTTTCCCCAGTCCATTGAATATGGAGGCCAGTGACGCTCTCGCTGAAAAGTGCCGATCACTTATTGCCCATAGAGGATGGGGGTTATGGGCTGCTGAAATCAAAGACACTTCGGAGTTTATAGGCTTTATTGGTCTGCACGAAGTCAAACAAACTTTGCCTTTTTATCCCAATGTTGAAATCGGTTGGCGTTTGCATAAAAATTATTGGGGCAGGGGATATGCCTCGGAAGCTGCTAGTGAAGTGTTAGCTTTTGCTTTTACAACGCTAAGGTTAGAGAAGGTGGTTTCTTTCACTACTGTCTCCAATATTCGTTCACGTAAAGTAATGGAACGCCTAGGTTTAGTTGATAGTCACCTAAATTTTAAACATCCTGATATACCTATAAGCCATTCATTGGTCGATCACGTTTTATATGAAATCACCCTCCAGCAGTGGTCGTCCCGCCAATCTTAG
- a CDS encoding FAD-dependent monooxygenase, which produces MKKMKVVIVGAGPTGAFLAAALGKQGHKIILIDRRADPIKQNDKRTIQLSLSPRGKDAIEALGLQTEFEQISIPLKNRIFHLPDGKVDIRSYPDNGCELFSVSRVDIAKILIHDALKQGSIETHFGSHCCDVLDSTESARVILRKQDNAIVELDADLVIGADGVSSNVRKAITRNPMVNFAKTITPHGYMEWTISAEYAKKKLSASAPHIWPRSQWLLVSFPCQDGRHRGTFVTTHKLWQQMKSENTIEQTLREQFSDVFPHLETPLEHIINSELLPMTMVRSDSYYNGKKILIVGDAAHGVAPFMGQGVNLALEEAATLVKVIKDESSTLEQRLTEFSQAQVIEGLACCDLSQQAGYTLLEKPSQQKNKVDPLIKLNFSRASYQSVTQETIAGWYPSVQVTPGMHSLPPSFSIPNDLKNRYDLEEGKTIFQCGDTAESLFLIESGDISITDPSDGHSVRLKAPIIIGEEQWFDSDKRKHTVRTESLCSIAKVPYQKLEQYCLRLPAAGLALVRGLASVSLSRNQTEKIPTKLYTVLLTDSQTDVDTLFDWLTSLEENLSTQIFFCEKEIARLLISKFDLEINTINFSSEETIGKLQKIISTGLLRRVVPFTNDLPKDFLNQVGEEIFDLIEMPLGQSLEVTPC; this is translated from the coding sequence ATGAAAAAAATGAAGGTAGTCATTGTGGGTGCAGGCCCAACAGGAGCATTCCTTGCCGCCGCCTTGGGCAAGCAAGGACATAAAATTATTCTCATTGACCGTAGAGCTGACCCTATTAAACAAAATGACAAGAGAACCATTCAGCTATCCCTTTCACCAAGGGGAAAAGATGCAATTGAAGCACTAGGGTTACAAACAGAGTTTGAGCAAATAAGTATTCCGCTTAAAAATCGCATTTTTCACTTGCCTGATGGAAAAGTTGACATACGAAGCTATCCAGATAATGGGTGTGAACTTTTTTCTGTCAGCCGCGTGGATATAGCAAAAATACTGATCCATGATGCCCTCAAACAAGGAAGTATAGAAACACATTTTGGATCACACTGCTGCGATGTATTGGATAGTACCGAGAGCGCTCGAGTAATATTACGTAAACAAGATAACGCTATCGTCGAGTTGGATGCGGATCTCGTGATCGGTGCAGATGGAGTATCGTCCAATGTAAGAAAAGCCATCACTCGTAATCCCATGGTTAACTTTGCCAAAACCATTACGCCTCATGGCTATATGGAATGGACAATTAGCGCGGAGTACGCAAAGAAAAAACTGTCGGCCTCGGCACCTCACATATGGCCGCGTAGCCAATGGCTATTGGTTTCTTTCCCATGTCAGGATGGTCGTCATCGTGGGACATTTGTTACGACACATAAATTGTGGCAACAAATGAAAAGCGAAAACACTATAGAGCAAACACTACGTGAACAGTTCAGCGACGTTTTCCCTCACTTAGAAACACCGTTAGAGCATATTATCAATAGTGAATTATTGCCTATGACAATGGTGCGCAGTGATTCTTATTATAATGGGAAAAAAATATTAATCGTCGGTGATGCAGCTCATGGTGTAGCACCCTTTATGGGCCAAGGCGTTAATTTGGCACTTGAAGAAGCCGCAACACTTGTTAAAGTAATAAAAGATGAGAGCTCCACGCTAGAGCAACGTTTGACTGAGTTTTCACAAGCACAAGTGATAGAAGGTTTAGCATGTTGCGACTTATCACAACAAGCGGGCTACACCTTACTCGAAAAACCTTCTCAGCAAAAAAATAAAGTCGACCCTTTAATAAAGCTCAACTTCTCTCGCGCAAGCTACCAGAGTGTCACACAAGAAACCATAGCTGGATGGTATCCATCCGTACAGGTAACTCCGGGCATGCATAGTTTGCCCCCAAGCTTCTCGATTCCAAACGATTTAAAAAACCGATATGACCTAGAGGAAGGTAAAACTATTTTTCAGTGTGGGGACACTGCAGAAAGTCTATTTCTAATAGAATCAGGGGATATATCCATTACAGATCCATCTGATGGACATAGTGTTCGACTAAAAGCACCTATAATTATTGGTGAAGAACAATGGTTTGATTCAGATAAAAGGAAACATACTGTGCGCACAGAAAGCCTGTGCTCTATAGCTAAGGTTCCTTATCAAAAGTTAGAACAGTATTGTCTTCGTTTACCCGCTGCAGGCTTAGCGTTAGTGAGAGGCCTAGCATCTGTATCGCTATCGAGAAATCAAACAGAAAAAATACCAACAAAGCTCTACACTGTTCTACTGACTGATTCTCAAACTGATGTAGATACCCTATTCGATTGGCTCACATCCCTTGAAGAAAATCTATCCACGCAGATATTTTTCTGCGAAAAAGAAATAGCCAGATTACTCATATCTAAGTTTGATCTAGAGATAAATACTATTAACTTTAGTAGCGAAGAAACAATAGGAAAGCTTCAAAAAATTATTTCAACAGGCCTACTGCGAAGAGTCGTTCCATTTACCAACGACTTACCAAAAGATTTCCTAAACCAAGTTGGCGAAGAGATTTTTGATTTGATTGAAATGCCTTTAGGTCAGTCTCTTGAAGTTACTCCATGTTAA
- a CDS encoding NAD(P)/FAD-dependent oxidoreductase: MISPEQDIIVVGGGLTGCLTALYMSRRGLRVTLLEQGELLNGASLNNAGGLYFQLQPQFSAFGKEQRSKIRDLATLIKQARPAWDRAISTIGDPSIANFCGGLIVSLDDEGNTALMEKHLQEKEWGFDTQWLDSSHIKEIVPNISHKVKSATYSAHEGYVDVVRCAQSLAHSIKDSDINLATNVGKIKLAVNDKYYQARTKQGYTYSSEQIVLALGAYTGQTLLDLGIDLGIEAIPLQIFDFDYESPLLPVFIRRVGARLSMKQLPNGSVIVGGGWRALSNDLDKNIEIIENNITDCRSLAVEMFPALENSLPLRARGGRAAWTQDGLPIVGEVASHPKLWLACGGNGYTLAPLYAELLTQKVLRQEPEYDLRPFSPERFLTNSFINIPPDG; encoded by the coding sequence ATGATTTCTCCGGAACAAGATATTATTGTTGTTGGCGGCGGCTTAACAGGTTGTTTAACAGCCTTATATATGAGCCGGCGAGGCCTTCGCGTTACCTTGTTAGAACAAGGGGAGCTGCTAAACGGGGCAAGTCTCAATAATGCAGGTGGCCTTTATTTTCAATTACAACCACAATTTTCTGCTTTCGGTAAAGAACAGAGAAGCAAGATAAGAGACCTAGCGACCCTGATCAAACAGGCTCGCCCTGCATGGGACAGAGCAATTTCTACCATTGGCGACCCCAGTATAGCGAATTTTTGCGGCGGTTTAATTGTTTCCTTAGACGATGAAGGAAATACAGCGTTGATGGAGAAACATTTACAAGAAAAAGAATGGGGATTTGATACTCAATGGTTAGATTCCTCTCATATAAAAGAAATAGTGCCAAATATTTCTCATAAAGTAAAAAGTGCAACCTACTCTGCACATGAAGGCTATGTTGATGTTGTGCGGTGTGCACAAAGCCTTGCACACAGTATTAAAGATAGCGATATTAACCTTGCAACTAATGTTGGGAAAATAAAATTAGCGGTTAATGATAAATATTACCAAGCCAGAACAAAACAAGGATACACATATTCTAGTGAGCAGATAGTGCTTGCATTAGGCGCTTATACAGGGCAAACACTTTTAGATTTAGGAATAGACCTTGGCATCGAAGCTATTCCACTGCAAATTTTCGATTTTGATTACGAGTCACCTCTGCTACCTGTTTTTATACGCAGAGTTGGCGCTCGACTTTCAATGAAACAATTGCCCAATGGTAGTGTTATTGTTGGTGGGGGTTGGCGAGCTTTAAGTAATGATTTAGATAAAAATATTGAAATTATAGAAAATAATATAACAGATTGCCGATCATTAGCCGTAGAAATGTTTCCTGCTCTAGAGAATTCACTTCCGTTAAGAGCTCGTGGCGGTCGGGCAGCCTGGACACAAGACGGTTTACCCATCGTCGGAGAAGTAGCATCTCATCCGAAATTATGGCTCGCTTGCGGCGGTAATGGCTATACATTAGCGCCTTTATATGCCGAGCTATTAACTCAAAAAGTTCTCAGACAGGAGCCCGAGTATGATTTACGGCCATTTTCTCCTGAGCGTTTTTTAACTAATTCATTTATTAATATTCCACCTGATGGCTAA
- a CDS encoding dihydrodipicolinate synthase family protein, giving the protein MKVDWRGYFAAAVTPFDANHELNEDALHQYMLWLVKEKMHGIVLAGSNGEWPALTKEERIRLFKIGRDSVPKTTPLIGGCGAISVRETEYYLEQCAELEMDGALVSIPPYVSPTDREVLNFFTQISAKAQLPIIAYNWPIGTAKDLSPELLNNIADLENIVAIKNSTPDLSAFISCLRMIRNKVQAFGIMPGDVGMGLLDAVGGDGCIGAAGTLGHIQPDFFDAFWSGNKQEAKKLGAIDQDLMTSMFQGFTGRNGHAIAIFKAILRERGVPVGPVRPPLLDLDEPALKNIRQFLEKHGL; this is encoded by the coding sequence ATGAAAGTCGATTGGCGAGGTTACTTCGCAGCAGCAGTCACTCCATTTGATGCTAACCATGAATTAAATGAAGATGCACTGCATCAATATATGCTTTGGTTGGTAAAAGAGAAAATGCACGGTATTGTGCTTGCCGGTAGTAACGGTGAATGGCCAGCACTAACTAAGGAAGAGCGAATTCGTTTATTTAAAATCGGTAGAGATAGTGTTCCTAAAACTACGCCGTTAATAGGAGGCTGTGGTGCAATATCAGTGCGTGAAACCGAATATTATCTGGAACAGTGTGCCGAGTTAGAAATGGACGGGGCATTAGTAAGTATCCCACCTTATGTCAGTCCAACGGATCGAGAGGTGCTAAATTTTTTCACTCAAATATCGGCTAAGGCGCAGCTTCCCATTATTGCCTACAATTGGCCGATTGGCACAGCTAAAGACTTATCCCCAGAATTGCTCAACAATATTGCAGATTTGGAAAATATAGTAGCGATTAAGAATTCAACTCCCGATTTATCCGCATTTATTTCATGTTTACGCATGATTCGAAATAAAGTTCAAGCGTTTGGGATAATGCCTGGCGATGTCGGAATGGGTTTATTGGATGCAGTGGGTGGCGACGGCTGTATTGGTGCTGCCGGAACTTTAGGACACATACAACCAGACTTTTTTGATGCTTTTTGGAGCGGAAATAAGCAAGAAGCAAAAAAACTTGGTGCAATTGATCAAGACTTGATGACAAGTATGTTTCAAGGTTTTACCGGTCGCAATGGTCATGCAATAGCAATTTTTAAAGCTATTTTGCGAGAAAGAGGTGTTCCCGTCGGCCCGGTGCGTCCCCCGCTACTTGACCTCGATGAGCCCGCTCTAAAGAATATTCGGCAATTTCTAGAGAAGCACGGACTATGA
- a CDS encoding sulfite exporter TauE/SafE family protein has translation MRFLVNIMQSRAHVFFALIAIIFWLVSFGPMWALENLQQHISISITMIFGSFVAGGTALGGGAVAFPVLTKVLGIIPVEAKLFSLAIQSFGMTAASLTIICKRIPFYPRIVFFALLGAIPGTLVSLIWISEVMPRIATKSIFSLFLLIFSVTILNFKKNILADHSPAETNYGAIVLVGFIGGIASGLLGSGVDILLFALLVLILKKDIKKATATSVIVMAVTSVLASTFNIAVLGNITQQVQSYVHAAIPIVVIGAPLGAWLCARLTNQTVFNTLIVLISLEISFTLFEVSKLFFVANSP, from the coding sequence ATGAGATTTCTTGTTAATATTATGCAGTCACGAGCGCACGTTTTTTTTGCTCTTATCGCTATTATATTCTGGTTAGTATCGTTCGGTCCAATGTGGGCACTAGAAAACCTCCAGCAGCATATATCTATCTCAATCACAATGATCTTCGGCTCTTTTGTAGCCGGAGGAACAGCTTTGGGGGGCGGCGCAGTGGCTTTTCCTGTTCTTACCAAAGTTCTGGGAATCATTCCCGTTGAAGCCAAATTATTCTCTTTAGCCATACAGAGCTTTGGAATGACTGCGGCAAGCTTAACGATTATCTGTAAACGTATTCCGTTCTATCCAAGAATCGTCTTCTTTGCATTATTAGGTGCAATTCCTGGAACACTAGTAAGCCTAATATGGATTAGTGAAGTCATGCCAAGAATTGCGACAAAATCAATTTTCAGTCTATTTTTACTTATATTTTCTGTCACTATATTGAACTTTAAGAAAAATATACTGGCGGATCATAGCCCAGCAGAAACGAATTATGGCGCTATAGTACTGGTGGGTTTTATCGGTGGTATCGCCAGTGGATTATTGGGTTCAGGAGTGGATATATTGCTGTTCGCCCTACTCGTTCTCATTCTTAAAAAAGATATCAAAAAAGCCACTGCGACTTCTGTTATTGTCATGGCAGTAACTTCAGTGTTGGCAAGCACCTTTAATATTGCTGTATTGGGCAATATCACACAACAAGTACAGTCCTATGTCCACGCAGCAATACCCATAGTAGTCATCGGTGCCCCTTTGGGTGCTTGGTTATGCGCTAGGCTTACCAATCAAACAGTTTTCAACACTTTAATCGTACTTATTTCTTTGGAGATTAGCTTCACACTATTTGAAGTTTCTAAATTATTTTTCGTGGCAAATTCACCCTAA
- a CDS encoding NAD(P)-binding domain-containing protein, protein MTTHSKHKYLIIGAGPGGLQLGYYLQKSGRDYLILESGECAGKRFQQYPRHGQLISINKVYTGYDDPEVNLRWDWNSLLCDGESDVLFKHYSQEYFPKNEALLEYLDKFSEHYQLNVKYKTSIVNISREGDIFHVKDNSDHTYIAEQLIVATGFSEPYMPPIEGIELAETYGQMSLDLKEYTNKRVLVIGKGNSAFETADHLLGATSFIHVCSPNPISMAWTTKYVGHLRAVNNNFLDSYQLKSQNAVLDATIKGISKEEDGSYSVSLDYSHADGEKEVIVYDKVILCAGFRFDDSLFDDTCKPTLSRQDRFPEQTSEWESTNIKGLYFAGVLMHQRDYKKKQSGFIHGFRYNIHAMHKILENKYEGQALPCIQLMLGVSSICEQILYRINVSSALWQQTGFLADAIIIRQSDSTADYYSQLPMDYIHEGNIFENYKDTKEIQNQEYLTVSLEFGAAQADPFNIQRKPHPDKADDSAFLHPVIKHYKGGELAAELHLLEDLAGEWKKDVHIDPLKTFIETQLASHLPKQQVEDKVQ, encoded by the coding sequence ATGACAACGCATAGCAAGCATAAATATTTAATTATTGGCGCAGGCCCTGGAGGGCTTCAGCTTGGATATTATTTACAAAAATCAGGTAGAGATTATTTAATTTTAGAATCTGGAGAATGCGCGGGGAAAAGATTCCAACAGTACCCTCGTCACGGACAACTAATTTCTATCAATAAAGTGTATACTGGATATGATGATCCAGAAGTAAATTTACGCTGGGACTGGAACTCTCTTTTGTGTGACGGCGAGAGCGATGTTCTATTTAAACATTACAGTCAAGAATACTTTCCAAAAAACGAAGCTTTATTGGAGTATCTCGACAAATTCTCTGAGCATTACCAGCTAAATGTTAAGTATAAAACCTCAATCGTTAATATCAGCCGCGAAGGTGATATCTTCCACGTAAAAGATAATAGTGATCATACTTATATCGCAGAGCAGTTGATTGTCGCTACGGGTTTTTCCGAACCCTATATGCCACCGATTGAAGGGATTGAACTAGCAGAAACCTACGGCCAAATGTCGCTTGATCTTAAAGAATACACAAACAAAAGAGTATTAGTGATAGGTAAAGGTAATTCAGCTTTTGAAACAGCAGATCATTTGTTAGGAGCAACATCTTTTATTCATGTTTGTAGCCCCAATCCCATATCAATGGCATGGACAACAAAGTATGTTGGACACTTGAGAGCGGTAAATAATAACTTCTTAGACAGCTATCAATTGAAGTCTCAGAATGCAGTTTTGGATGCAACCATTAAAGGCATTAGCAAAGAAGAGGATGGCAGCTATTCGGTTTCTCTTGACTATTCTCATGCCGATGGGGAAAAAGAAGTTATTGTTTATGATAAGGTGATTCTATGCGCAGGGTTTCGCTTTGATGACAGTTTATTTGATGACACCTGCAAACCTACTTTGTCACGACAAGATCGTTTTCCTGAACAAACCAGCGAATGGGAATCGACGAATATTAAAGGCCTGTATTTTGCCGGTGTACTCATGCATCAGAGAGATTACAAGAAAAAGCAATCTGGTTTTATTCACGGTTTTCGCTACAACATACATGCAATGCATAAGATACTGGAAAACAAGTATGAAGGCCAAGCGCTTCCTTGCATACAACTTATGCTAGGTGTGTCGTCAATATGCGAACAGATATTGTATCGTATTAACGTCAGCTCGGCTCTATGGCAGCAAACAGGCTTTCTCGCCGACGCTATTATTATCAGACAATCGGATAGCACTGCTGATTATTACTCGCAATTACCTATGGACTATATTCATGAGGGAAATATATTTGAGAATTATAAAGATACAAAAGAAATACAAAATCAAGAGTATTTAACGGTGAGCCTCGAGTTTGGAGCCGCGCAAGCTGATCCATTTAATATTCAGCGAAAACCCCATCCAGATAAAGCCGATGATAGCGCTTTCCTTCACCCTGTTATTAAACACTATAAAGGGGGAGAATTAGCAGCAGAATTACATTTATTAGAAGATCTTGCCGGTGAATGGAAAAAAGATGTTCACATAGACCCCTTAAAAACATTTATCGAGACACAGTTAGCAAGTCATCTGCCAAAACAACAAGTAGAAGATAAAGTACAGTAG
- a CDS encoding DUF808 domain-containing protein: MAATGLLALLDDIATLLDDVATMTKVATKSTAGVLGDDLALNAEQVSGVRAERELPVVWAVAKGSFKNKFILVPAALAISVLLPWLITPLLIVGGLYLCFEGAEKCLHKFFHNKVDDNSNASEEVITENINLAEYEKQKIAGAIRTDFILSAEIIVIALGSVEGESLLIQALVVSAVALLVTGVVYSLVAAIVKMDDAGLHLIESEEANIFNKKLGAFLLAVAPKLMKLLAVVGTIAMFLVGGGIIVHRIHFFHEMLHHIKHSVEANIGFLLPITEVVVSGIVGVAAGLIVLLIVEVFASLKARLQTRA, encoded by the coding sequence ATGGCTGCGACAGGTTTATTGGCGTTACTGGATGATATCGCAACACTATTGGACGATGTGGCAACAATGACAAAAGTTGCTACAAAAAGTACTGCGGGAGTGTTAGGGGATGATTTAGCACTTAATGCCGAGCAGGTCTCTGGTGTTAGAGCTGAAAGGGAATTACCTGTGGTATGGGCGGTGGCTAAGGGGTCATTTAAAAATAAATTTATTTTAGTGCCTGCTGCTCTCGCAATTAGTGTACTTCTACCCTGGTTAATTACGCCATTATTGATTGTCGGCGGTTTATATCTATGTTTTGAAGGCGCTGAAAAATGTTTACATAAGTTCTTTCACAATAAAGTTGATGATAATTCAAATGCTAGCGAAGAAGTCATTACTGAAAATATAAACCTTGCTGAGTATGAAAAACAAAAAATTGCTGGTGCTATAAGAACCGACTTTATTTTATCTGCTGAAATTATAGTGATCGCTTTGGGATCGGTAGAAGGGGAGTCATTGCTTATTCAAGCACTTGTGGTATCTGCCGTTGCATTACTTGTGACCGGTGTGGTTTACAGTTTAGTCGCTGCGATTGTGAAGATGGATGATGCGGGGCTACACCTTATTGAAAGTGAAGAGGCTAATATTTTTAATAAGAAACTAGGCGCTTTTTTACTGGCAGTGGCTCCGAAACTTATGAAGTTACTAGCGGTTGTTGGTACCATTGCTATGTTTCTTGTAGGCGGCGGCATTATTGTTCACCGCATACATTTCTTTCATGAAATGTTGCACCATATTAAGCATAGTGTTGAAGCAAACATAGGATTTCTACTGCCGATAACGGAAGTAGTGGTATCAGGTATAGTAGGTGTTGCAGCTGGCTTAATTGTTTTACTCATTGTAGAAGTGTTTGCTTCGCTTAAGGCTCGATTACAAACCCGTGCTTGA
- a CDS encoding transporter substrate-binding domain-containing protein, with protein sequence MRNLRWLLYCLVVTCILLVSCSKDIESTSGVSENTALPEPEKTEPYLSTDDFEHIREHGVLRLIAPRFDGADALPRGGISIQVYQQLAEKFAAFHKLDVQWVFVDSFDSLIPSLLAGEGDLVITNMTVTKARQQAVKFSRSVARISEHVISKKDHKIDSWQALSETTITLPHGTAYIETLNAKKAKNKDINITIQEVSGEVSDSDLLSGVAAGQYQTTIIDSDIARKLLPAYPELAMGFEVNKHRPIAWPVRKNNPVLLRALNEFLVSHHVKTSSQKNALRDWQAIKTSGRLRMLTLNNPASYFMWRGELMGFDYELVRKFADTHQLHLSVIIKDSIPELFSALHAGEGDVIAASITHSPERESKGLSFTRPYLKVTEQIVGREGGPKIESLEQLSGFKVGLNPATVFYSRMLDQVKDIEDVEIVKVEHATTEELLGRLANQEFDFTVADSHLVALEKSYHQNVVANLDLTRESPIAMVVRDGKNELLNELNQYIQKEYRGLFYNIVYNKYFKNQKKIARYQNERIKGDKLSSYDDLVKKYAGHYDMDWRLLVSQIYQESKFNPKAKSFAGAVGLMQVMPRTAREFGFDNLQIPENGVAAGTAYMNWLEERFPGELDFQERIYFTLAAYNAGTGHVRDARRLAKQLGFDPNKWFGHVDQAMLKLSQPQYYKQSRFGYVRGREPVTYVRNIRDRYLGYLSAGI encoded by the coding sequence ATGAGAAATTTGCGCTGGTTGCTATATTGCTTAGTTGTTACATGTATCTTGTTAGTTTCTTGCTCAAAGGATATCGAATCCACTTCTGGTGTCAGTGAGAATACTGCGCTACCAGAACCTGAAAAAACCGAACCCTATCTATCGACCGATGACTTTGAACATATTCGTGAACATGGTGTGCTACGTCTAATTGCGCCACGCTTCGATGGCGCTGATGCCTTACCCCGTGGGGGAATATCTATACAAGTGTATCAGCAACTGGCGGAGAAATTTGCGGCATTTCATAAGCTAGATGTTCAGTGGGTATTTGTCGACAGCTTCGACAGTTTGATTCCTTCGCTGCTGGCGGGTGAGGGGGATCTTGTGATCACCAATATGACAGTTACCAAAGCGCGTCAACAGGCGGTAAAATTTTCGCGCTCTGTGGCGCGCATTTCGGAACATGTTATTAGCAAAAAAGACCATAAGATCGATTCGTGGCAGGCGTTGAGTGAAACCACCATCACCTTGCCCCATGGAACGGCTTATATTGAAACCCTCAATGCAAAAAAAGCTAAAAATAAAGATATTAATATTACTATCCAAGAAGTAAGTGGTGAGGTGAGTGATAGCGATTTACTCTCTGGAGTCGCGGCAGGTCAGTACCAGACTACTATTATCGACAGCGATATTGCGCGTAAATTATTACCTGCTTATCCTGAGCTAGCGATGGGTTTCGAGGTTAATAAACACCGTCCAATTGCTTGGCCTGTGCGCAAGAACAATCCGGTACTCCTGCGCGCATTAAATGAATTCTTAGTGTCCCACCATGTGAAAACAAGCTCACAAAAAAATGCTTTAAGAGATTGGCAAGCAATCAAAACTAGTGGTCGTCTACGCATGTTAACACTCAATAATCCTGCCAGCTATTTTATGTGGCGAGGTGAGCTAATGGGGTTTGATTACGAGCTTGTAAGGAAGTTTGCTGATACCCATCAGCTGCATTTATCTGTCATTATCAAAGATAGTATTCCAGAACTATTTTCCGCACTTCATGCTGGAGAGGGGGATGTGATTGCTGCTTCCATTACTCACTCACCTGAGCGTGAGAGCAAAGGCCTTAGCTTCACTCGTCCCTATCTTAAAGTTACCGAGCAAATTGTTGGCCGCGAAGGTGGCCCTAAGATTGAAAGCCTAGAGCAATTAAGCGGATTTAAAGTCGGTTTGAATCCTGCCACCGTATTTTATTCACGCATGCTTGATCAAGTAAAAGATATAGAAGATGTAGAAATTGTTAAGGTTGAGCATGCTACCACTGAAGAGTTATTGGGACGTTTGGCAAATCAGGAATTTGATTTCACCGTTGCCGATAGTCATTTGGTTGCGCTTGAGAAATCCTACCATCAAAATGTTGTAGCCAATCTTGACCTAACCCGTGAATCGCCTATTGCGATGGTAGTGAGGGACGGCAAGAATGAGCTATTGAATGAACTTAATCAATATATTCAGAAAGAGTATCGTGGTTTATTTTACAACATCGTTTATAACAAATATTTTAAAAATCAAAAGAAAATTGCTCGCTATCAAAATGAGCGAATCAAAGGTGATAAGTTATCATCATATGATGATCTCGTAAAAAAATATGCTGGTCACTATGACATGGATTGGCGCTTACTTGTATCGCAGATTTATCAAGAAAGTAAATTTAATCCTAAAGCTAAGTCATTTGCCGGCGCGGTGGGGTTAATGCAGGTAATGCCCCGCACGGCTCGCGAATTCGGCTTTGATAATCTGCAAATTCCCGAGAATGGTGTTGCTGCAGGTACTGCCTATATGAATTGGTTAGAAGAACGTTTTCCTGGGGAACTAGACTTCCAAGAGCGAATTTATTTTACTTTAGCTGCTTATAATGCCGGTACTGGCCATGTACGAGATGCTAGGCGTTTGGCCAAGCAACTAGGGTTTGATCCTAATAAATGGTTTGGTCATGTTGACCAAGCGATGCTAAAACTATCCCAGCCACAATACTACAAACAGTCTCGCTTTGGTTATGTTCGAGGCCGTGAACCTGTAACCTACGTGCGAAATATTCGGGATCGCTATTTGGGCTATCTATCTGCGGGTATTTAA